In Dysgonomonadaceae bacterium zrk40, one genomic interval encodes:
- a CDS encoding FprA family A-type flavoprotein, translating into MSKPLEIAKDVYYVGVNDRTKHLFENLWPLPYGVSYNSYIIDDEKRALIDTVDVCYSDQFFQKIVTAIGDNPIDYLIVNHMEPDHSGSIGLLLSRYPDIQIVGNKHTVKMLKGYYGISRNVIQIEDMQTLNLGRNTLQFYLTPMVHWPETMMTYLPEKKMLFSADAFGTFGTLDGGVMDSQLMPERYRSEMIRYYSNIVGKFGSPVQTALKKLAEVPIEAICSTHGPIWTVKENIAEVVGLYDRLSRYEGENGLVIAYGSMYGHTEQLAELIAAEAAANGIRNIVMHNLAKSHISDVIRDVFTYKGLIVGSPTYNNKLYPSVESLLSALQNRSLKNRFFGYFGSFTWADASAKQLAAFAEESEVELVADPVVMKQAMMDEVEEKALTLARSIACKLLTGAAVTSGKKTDCH; encoded by the coding sequence ATGTCCAAACCACTTGAAATTGCCAAAGATGTCTATTACGTGGGAGTGAACGACCGCACAAAGCATCTCTTCGAAAACCTTTGGCCGCTGCCCTACGGAGTCTCTTATAATTCCTACATCATTGACGACGAAAAACGGGCTCTGATTGATACGGTAGATGTCTGCTACTCCGATCAATTTTTTCAAAAAATTGTGACTGCAATAGGCGATAACCCCATCGATTACCTGATTGTCAATCACATGGAGCCGGATCACTCCGGCTCGATCGGATTGTTGCTTAGCCGCTACCCCGATATTCAAATCGTGGGGAACAAGCACACAGTGAAAATGCTCAAGGGATATTACGGCATATCAAGAAATGTGATCCAGATTGAGGATATGCAGACACTGAACCTCGGCCGCAATACTTTGCAGTTTTACCTGACGCCAATGGTACACTGGCCGGAGACCATGATGACCTACCTGCCCGAGAAAAAGATGTTGTTCAGCGCCGATGCGTTTGGCACATTTGGAACGCTTGACGGTGGTGTGATGGACAGTCAGTTGATGCCCGAGCGCTACCGCAGTGAGATGATTCGGTACTATTCCAACATTGTGGGTAAGTTTGGTTCACCTGTCCAGACAGCCCTGAAGAAGCTCGCGGAGGTGCCAATCGAAGCAATCTGCTCCACCCATGGGCCCATCTGGACAGTGAAAGAGAACATCGCGGAGGTGGTCGGTCTTTACGACAGATTGAGTCGCTATGAAGGGGAAAATGGACTGGTCATCGCCTACGGGAGTATGTATGGCCATACCGAGCAGCTGGCAGAATTGATAGCTGCCGAAGCGGCTGCAAATGGAATCCGGAACATCGTGATGCACAATCTTGCCAAAAGTCACATCTCTGATGTCATCCGTGATGTTTTTACCTATAAAGGGTTGATCGTAGGATCTCCCACTTATAACAACAAACTTTATCCCAGCGTGGAAAGCCTCCTCTCCGCCCTGCAAAACAGATCCCTCAAAAACCGTTTCTTCGGCTATTTCGGCAGCTTCACCTGGGCCGATGCCTCGGCCAAGCAGCTGGCAGCCTTCGCGGAAGAGTCGGAAGTTGAGTTGGTGGCCGATCCGGTTGTGATGAAGCAGGCGATGATGGATGAGGTGGAAGAGAAAGCGCTTACATTGGCCAGAAGCATTGCCTGTAAGCTGTTGACGGGTGCAGCCGTTACATCCGGCAAGAAAACCGATTGTCACTAA
- a CDS encoding diaminopimelate dehydrogenase, which yields MSEKIRAAVVGYGNIGKYVVEALETSPDFEIAGVVRRDATEIPVELQSYPVVTDIAQLEKVDVALLCTPTRKVEEYAKSCLARGINTVDSFDIHNQIVPLRSALDLTARKHNAVSVIAAGWDPGSDSVVRTLLEALAPKGITYTNFGPGMSMGHTVAVKAIEGVKAALSMTIPTGTGVHRRMVYIELHEGFDYSSVADAIKIDDYFAHDETHVFQVEDVEALKDMGHGVLMERKGVSGMTQNQLFSFDMRINNPALTAQVLVSAARASMKQQPGAYTLVEIPVIDLLPGDKEEWIRKLV from the coding sequence ATGTCAGAAAAAATCAGAGCTGCCGTAGTAGGTTACGGTAACATCGGAAAATATGTGGTGGAAGCACTAGAGACAAGCCCCGACTTTGAAATAGCGGGCGTGGTAAGACGTGATGCAACAGAAATACCGGTTGAGCTTCAATCTTACCCGGTGGTAACGGATATTGCCCAATTGGAAAAGGTGGATGTCGCGCTTCTTTGCACGCCTACCCGTAAGGTGGAAGAGTATGCCAAGAGCTGTCTGGCGAGAGGTATCAACACCGTTGACAGCTTCGATATCCACAACCAGATCGTGCCGCTGCGAAGTGCTCTCGATCTCACGGCTCGCAAACATAACGCCGTCTCGGTAATCGCGGCGGGCTGGGACCCCGGTAGCGACTCCGTGGTGCGTACGCTCCTGGAGGCATTGGCCCCGAAAGGAATCACCTACACCAATTTCGGCCCGGGCATGAGCATGGGACATACTGTGGCTGTGAAAGCCATTGAAGGAGTGAAAGCGGCACTCTCCATGACCATCCCCACCGGTACCGGCGTACACCGACGCATGGTTTATATTGAATTGCATGAGGGTTTTGATTATTCATCCGTTGCAGATGCGATCAAAATAGATGACTATTTTGCACATGATGAAACCCATGTCTTCCAGGTTGAAGATGTGGAAGCCCTCAAGGATATGGGGCACGGGGTTCTGATGGAGCGTAAGGGGGTGTCTGGCATGACTCAGAATCAGCTTTTCAGTTTCGATATGCGCATCAACAATCCCGCATTGACTGCACAGGTGCTGGTCTCCGCTGCCCGTGCCTCGATGAAGCAGCAGCCGGGTGCCTATACCCTGGTGGAGATTCCCGTTATAGACTTATTGCCGGGTGATAAAGAGGAGTGGATCAGAAAGCTGGTCTGA
- the lgt gene encoding prolipoprotein diacylglyceryl transferase, translating to MDLLLSVTWDVDPTLFTIFGREIRWYGLLWVVGLIVAVSMVQRIFKHEDLPEKWFDSLFVYMMVGIIAGARLGHCLFYEPGYYLANPVEILKVWEGGLASHGGVIGIIIAVWLYSRKVTKQSMLWTFDRVMVPTGFTAAMIRLGNLMNHEIYGGPTDQPWGFRFVDNIYQWMQGAEPIFTEPSHPTQIYEAAAYLVVFGITVWLYWGTDSKDRKGLITGVGILIIFLFRFFVEYIKNVQVDSENAMRESTGLILGQWLSVPFIIWGLWLIVAALRHPAVMADTPRQSEMAKPYTPKKKK from the coding sequence ATGGACTTACTATTATCTGTTACCTGGGATGTGGACCCCACACTGTTCACCATTTTTGGAAGGGAGATTCGCTGGTACGGCCTACTCTGGGTTGTGGGACTGATTGTAGCTGTATCAATGGTGCAGCGCATCTTCAAACATGAGGATCTGCCCGAGAAATGGTTCGACTCACTCTTCGTTTATATGATGGTGGGCATCATCGCCGGTGCACGCCTGGGGCACTGTCTCTTTTACGAGCCTGGCTACTACCTTGCCAACCCGGTGGAAATCCTCAAGGTGTGGGAGGGCGGTCTGGCCAGCCATGGTGGTGTGATCGGTATCATCATTGCAGTGTGGCTCTATTCGAGGAAGGTGACAAAGCAAAGCATGCTCTGGACCTTCGACCGGGTGATGGTTCCTACCGGCTTTACTGCCGCCATGATCCGTCTGGGGAATCTGATGAACCACGAAATCTACGGGGGGCCAACCGACCAGCCCTGGGGTTTCCGCTTCGTAGATAACATTTATCAGTGGATGCAGGGTGCTGAGCCGATTTTCACCGAACCGTCGCATCCGACACAGATTTACGAAGCTGCGGCCTACCTTGTGGTATTCGGCATCACTGTCTGGCTATATTGGGGCACTGATTCCAAAGACCGAAAAGGGTTGATCACCGGGGTGGGGATCCTGATCATCTTCCTCTTCCGCTTCTTCGTAGAGTATATAAAGAATGTACAGGTGGACTCCGAAAATGCCATGCGGGAGAGTACCGGTCTGATTCTCGGTCAGTGGCTCAGCGTACCATTCATCATCTGGGGACTCTGGCTCATTGTTGCAGCACTGAGACACCCGGCAGTGATGGCAGACACGCCCCGCCAGTCGGAGATGGCAAAGCCCTACACACCGAAAAAGAAGAAATAA